One part of the Aspergillus luchuensis IFO 4308 DNA, chromosome 5, nearly complete sequence genome encodes these proteins:
- a CDS encoding uncharacterized protein (COG:S;~EggNog:ENOG410PPXJ;~TransMembrane:7 (o22-46i58-83o103-125i137-157o181-200i212-234o254-277i);~antiSMASH:Cluster_5.21), giving the protein MEGIRERDLTPERIAYLAQTRIPEIIACNVILLVFATFGLLVRIFVRIRHLTGINFDDVLCITSWVFTFVLCFTCMLMTKYGFGRHIGIIGMSDRGMFLRLNFVTMLAYVLALGFIKISFCVLYLSIFPGKWFRIGCWCVLVIIVGETISEALVVIFQCTPVHKAWDATGYVEGHCVNMTAFYYANFGIKLASDLALFLMPMPKLVRLKMTVGKRAGLVIMFSLGLLVCVTSIIRVSYLNPFSNDHTWTLVNAMNWSCVEVAVALFIACIPSFKSLLSTCFPGLHRLLGFSSNGDSAGPSKIYGSSTRRTYNAHNSIKLKPVTGHSQAEVETTTNDSQERIMYPGIQVVTHVSVNESV; this is encoded by the exons ATGGAAGGAATCCGGGAGAGAGATCTTACGCCTGAGCGGATAGCCTACCTGGCCCAGACTCGGATTCCTGAGATCATTGCCTGTAATGTGATCCTTCTCGTCTTTGCGACATTCGGCCTGTTGGTTCGAATCTTCGTCCGTATTCGACACCTCACGGGCATCAATTTCGACGATGTGCTCTGCATCACCAGTTGG GTCTTTACATTCGTTCTTTGCTTTACCTGCATGCTCA TGACCAAATATGGATTTGGTAGGCATATTGGTATAATCGGCATGAGCGACCGGGGCATGTTCCTAAGG CTCAACTTCGTGACCATGCTCGCCTACGTTCTCGCTCTCGGCTTTATCAAAATCTCCTTTTGCGTTCTTTACCTTTCGATCTTCCCGGGGAAGTGGTTTCggattggttgttggtgtgtGCTGGTCATCATCGTTGGGGAAACAATCTCAGAAGCCCTTGTTGTTATCTTTCAGTGCACGCCCGTTCACAAAGCGTGGGACGCTACCGGCTACGTCGAGGGACACTGTGTGAACATGACGGCCTTCTATTATGCAAACTTTGGGATCAAGCTCGCTAGTGACCTGGCTTTGTTTCTGATGCCGATGCCTAAGCTGGTGCGGTTGAAGATGACAGTGGGCAAGCGAGCGGGCTTGGTGATCATGTTCAGTCTGGGTCTTCT TGTGTGTGTCACCAGTATTATCCGGGTCTCATATCTGAATCCGTTTTCTAATGACCATACCT GGACATTAGTGAACGCTATGAACTGGTCATGTGTGGAAGTCGCCGTCGCCCTCTTCATTGCATGCATTCCCTCTTTCAAGTCACTCCTTAGTACCTGCTTTCCAGGACTCCACCGTCTCCTCGGTTTCTCCAGCAATGGCGACTCAGCTGGCCCGTCGAAGATATACGGCAGTTCTACTCGCCGGACGTACAATGCGCATAATAGCATCAAGCTGAAACCAGTGACAGGACACAGTCAGGCGGAAGTGGAAACGACTACTAATGACTCGCAGGAGCGCATCATGTATCCAGGCATTCAAGTTGTCACCCACGTGAGTGTCAACGAGAGTGTCTAA
- a CDS encoding aldo/keto reductase family protein (COG:C;~EggNog:ENOG410PU8F;~InterPro:IPR023210,IPR036812;~PFAM:PF00248;~SMCOG1039:aldo/keto reductase family oxidoreductase;~antiSMASH:Cluster_5.21) produces MALPGKSPLNLVLGAGNVGDKSVDPTARFDTPDEVNAYFGAFAARGYHQIDTARLYSPMAPGSSEPRIGAINVGDKYILDTKVKSGQPGCHTKEKVLEEIDLSLDALKIKQINTEYLHLPDRETPFEEACEAMDQAHREGKIKHWGLSNYTAEEVQRIIDICEERSFVKPSVYQGHYNPIVRSGEKCLFPLLRKHRIAFYAYSPAAAGFFAGNHKKLKAGGRFDPSHMIGAMYSWNYLKPAIIEATDKTLEVAARHGIGGHAAALRWSAWHGILRKEYGDSIIIGASSIAQLVSNIDTIEAGPLPEDVVAALEALYHEIGDEVPYHL; encoded by the exons ATGGCGCTCCCAGGCAAATCGCCTCTTAACCTGGTCCTTGGAGCGGGAAAT GTTGGAGACAAGTCTGTCGACCCCACTGCACGCTTCGATACTCCCGACGAAGTAAATGCCTATTTCGGCGCCTTTGCTGCCCGTGGATATCATCAAATTGATACCGCACGCCTCTACTCACCCATGGCACCTGGTAGCTCAGAACCAAGAATCGGTGCCATCAACGTTGGTGATAAGTATATCCTTGATACCAAAGTCAAATCCGGCCAACCAGGATGCCATACGAAAGAGAAGGTCCTTGAGGAGATTGATCTATCTCTTGATGCTCTGAAAATCAAACAGATCAACACTGAATATCTTCACCTACCGGATCGCGAGACTCCATTCGAGGAAGCTTGCGAAGCTATGGATCAAGCGCATAGGGAGGGCAAGATCAAACATTGGGGCCTCTCTAACTACACCGCAGAGGAAGTCCAGCGGATTATCGACATCTGTGAAGAACGCAGCTTTGTGAAACCTAGTGTATACCAAGGCCACTATAACCCTATTGTCAGAAGCGGGGAAAAGTGTCTCTTCCCACTTTTGCGCAAGCATAGAATTGCGTTTTATGCTTATAGccctgctgcagctggctTTTTCGCCGGCAACCATAAGAAGCTCAAGGCGGGTGGACGTTTTGACCCATCA CATATGATTGGCGCAATGTACTCCTGGAATTACCTGAAGCCTGCCATTATAGAAGCAACGGATAAGACTCTTGAAGTTGCGGCTCGCCATGGCATTGGTGGTCATGCTGCTGCCCTTCGCTGGAGTGCGTGGCACGGTATTCTTCGCAAAGAGTATGGAGATTCCATCATTATTGGTGCCTCCAGTATCGCCCAGTTGGTTTCGAATATCGACACGATTGAGGCGGGTCCGCTGCCTGAAGACGTTGTAGCGGCCTTAGAGGCACTTTATCATGAGATTGGTGATGAGGTGCCTTACCATCTATAG